A region of the Triticum aestivum cultivar Chinese Spring unplaced genomic scaffold, IWGSC CS RefSeq v2.1 scaffold14787, whole genome shotgun sequence genome:
TGTGCACGACGGGAGGCgtgcctcgccgccgccaggggagGTACCTCAccaaggatttttttttttgaaactatgatgatttttatagcaaattcggaaactatacaccCTAATGCAGAAAAGTCAAAAGTATCACCCCGTCGGCCTcctgttggccgaagagggacttttcggcGTACCGTTGGCCAAAAAGGACCAAAGACTCCTAAAATTCACCAATTAATTACTACTGataaacaaagtcacaaagaaccagtagtaaaaaagaatcatctaaaaaaaatactcctagctcaaattataggcaatctagtgatttgagaaaattcatgaaaattcaaattcaaactttcaaatatagtcaaacttgatatctacagaaacttcataaaatttctaatGTAATACAAAAAtaatcaaattaaaatactaaaaatcctatttgatatgaattttctaaaaagtagagcaggtgttggccgaagagggactcttTGGCCAATTGTTGGCCGAAAAGTACTACTTTTGGGCAACGGTTGGCCGAAAAGTCCTTGTTGGCCAACGGTtggccgaaaagtccctcttcggccaacaggAGGACGAAAAGTCCCTTTTCGGCCAACAGGAGGCCGACGGGGTGATACTTTTAATTTTTCTCCATTAGGGTGTATAGtatccgaatttgctataaaaatcatcatagtttcaaaaaaaaaaatccctcGCCAAGTGGGTAGGGAAGTAGTGCAGGTCCCCGGAGGCGAAGGGAATGCTGGGGGTGGATCGAGCAGTGTGAGAGCGTGCCGTCGCTGGTGGTGGTGGCCACTGGCCAGGGCCATGTGTCGCCAACTTTGTTTACTTCTCCTAGCTAGTGACCATTGTCCAATTGTTCTGCAGATCAGAGCGATGTTACTAGCGAATTGTTGCTACAATTCTCAACTCTGCCGCCGTTCGCCTAGTTCCTTTTGTTGGTAGGCACGTTGGATGCTGAATTGCGTACTACTATCAGTTATGAATAAACTAGTAGTAGTAGGCATTCGTGATCAGAATCCTGTGCTGAATTCGTTGTCAGTAAAACCAAAACATGTGATCGCTGCATTCCTAATCACTAGCTAGCTAGTGTCGACGTAATAATGTACTTGCACAAATTTGACAGCAACCAACACAGATAGTCGCTGTTTTTCCCGTCAGTCTGTTATTGAAATCCACAATATAATAAATGGTGAGAGCCACCATAAGCTCGCGCCTAACAAGGCCAATAGCAATCCAAGCAAGCACACAAAGTAAACCAAACGCGTGATCCAGAAGCAGCGTCCCGTCCATCACTTTCACGTAGCGACGGAGGAAACAACACAATGCAGAGTTCACCTGGGCAACATACGTGAGAGACACGGAGAAACAAGATTGTCAGTAACTGGATGCAATCAGGATTCAGGAGTAGTGGCAGATGTGACTCACAAGTCATTTACATGGATAATCAGTACCTGAGGACGGAGACCCTGTGCAACTTCTCCTTGTAGTAGCGCGAGTGGATGGGCGCCTCAAAGTGGTCGGGGCGGTGACCGGCGTCCCACTCCAGAGCGTCCCACACGTCCTTCTCGATCTCGACGGCTGGCTTCTTCTCGCCATTGCCACGCGCACCCACGGATGGCATCCATACTTGCCTTATCTGTAAAGGAGTTATCAACATCCTGCGATGTCTCCCATTGACATGTTGGTTTGATTATTCGGAGCCTCTGGAGGTTAAGTAACCGGCATTGTAGGTGAGCTATGTACTGCCAGCCCATGACTCCCTCTATATTCAGCTCTTTGACATTAGTCATGAGATCCATCTTTTCTTCGGATAAGATTTCATTCCAGTTTGTGTATTGTAGGTCCAGGACCCACAAGCTATACAAACATAACCACTCTGTATGATTGTCTCCTATTGTTTTCTTATCTGTACAGTGGTCCAATCCGAGGAATCTTAGTCGAGGGCACTTCAAGAAAGAGGGTGATGCAAAACTGAAGGCACACCAACAGAGAACTAGCACACCAAGCTTGCTTGAATGTTCAAAGAATCCATTTGGTAAAGTTTGTGGATGGTCAGATCTTTCAAAGGCCAAGAAGAAAGATTTTGTCATTGCAGGTATAGTTTGCATACCAAGAAGTTCTGTATTCCTCCATGTGACTGAAATCCAACGGTACGGGCCTTCTTCATAGATATCATCATCTTTGATTACCAGAAACGGACACTCCAATTGTTTCATACACTCTGTAAGAACATCCTCAAGCAGAGAAGCATCACACTTCCAATTTATCTCTCGATAGAATGCATTACAAATATCCCTTGCTCTGTCCCCTTGTATGATTGCATCGCATGTCCAATAGTTGGAATCATGAGAAACCCAATCAAATTTACTGGCCGTGTGGAAATCATAATGCAGGAATAACTCATAGAGACAGCAATCTACAAGAATTGTTGGGTTGATGTCCAGCATACAGGGGTTGCGAGCAACGATGGAAGCAGCTTGTTGATGTAGCAGTCCAAGAAACTGTGAGCTTGTCAATAGTTTGATATCGCAATAACAGAAAAGCTGAGTATATGTTAGCTTTTTTGCTACCTCGGAATGGTCGTGATGCATGCTCAGGCAGCTTCTGTTGAAGGTC
Encoded here:
- the LOC123172381 gene encoding uncharacterized protein translates to MAILDKQDEDDDFHGHDESLRHEIDSVSQVIYRTMRDITFVMIFLNGGDDEIDVGLMGIPLGRYDSKNNRVIWTFNRSCLSMHHDHSEVAKKLTYTQLFCYCDIKLLTSSQFLGLLHQQAASIVARNPCMLDINPTILVDCCLYELFLHYDFHTASKFDWVSHDSNYWTCDAIIQGDRARDICNAFYREINWKCDASLLEDVLTECMKQLECPFLVIKDDDIYEEGPYRWISVTWRNTELLGMQTIPAMTKSFFLAFERSDHPQTLPNGFFEHSSKLGVLVLCWCAFSFASPSFLKCPRLRFLGLDHCTDKKTIGDNHTEWLCLYSLWVLDLQYTNWNEILSEEKMDLMTNVKELNIEGVMGWQYIAHLQCRLLNLQRLRIIKPTCQWETSQDVDNSFTDKASMDAIRGCAWQWREEASRRDREGRVGRSGVGRRSPPRPL